One Clostridiales bacterium genomic window, TTGGGCAAAGGAAATAATCAAAAAATACAAAAGATAACCTAGCGCGCCAATTTTTTTATGTATTCGTAATTTTGTTTTAGCTCGTCCATTGTATCGTAGTCCGTAGAATACAGCTCCAAAATGACGGGCGCCGCGATGTCTTTTGATTTTAGAGTGTTAATAAACTTCTCAAAATCAAAAGCGCCCTGGCCGATAATGGCGGTTTGGTTGTTGTCTTTTATGTCGCAAATATGAATGGTGGAAAGCCTGTCGCCTATGGCCTCGAGCATATCGTAAGGGTCAACGCCGCCTTGTATTGATTGTTTTATGTCCAATGTGCCCCAAATCTCAGGGCAATATCTTTTTAATTTGGTAAAAAACGACTGATGGTTAAAAAAAGCGTAATGCACATTCTCATAGGACAAGCAAACGCCGTAGCTTTTGGCGATATCTATCAGCTCGTTAATTCTATTGCCCAATTTTTCAAAGTCAATTACATATTCCTGTTTTTTCATTATGTAAGGGCCGTGAAAAGTGAGGTATTTGGCGCCTAAGACGCGGGAGGCGTCGCAAACCTTGCGAAATATTTTTTCGGCGTCAGCGCGGACTCTTGGCGACACATTAAACAATTCAGGCTCAAATTGGGTGCCCAAAGCGTGCACCGAATGCACGGTTATATCGCCCTTGGCGCGCGCTATCTTTTGGACAAACTCTTTTTCGTATTCGCTGTATGTGGTAAAAAAGACTTCGGTCAAATCGCAGCCTAATTCCTTAAGTTGCGCGAAAGCGTCTTCGTTATAAATTCTATTAAAAAAAGTCGCGGTTGATATTCCTACTCTCATATGCGCCTATATAAAACACAATATAAAGTATTATATCAAATTGATATTTAAAATCACGCTTTTTGGGGGTATATTTCTTAAATGCGCTTATTGTTTTTTATCTAAAAAAAGCCGCCAAGGCGTTAGTTTTGGCGGCTTTATATATTTTAAATAATCGCTTTTATTATTCCTACATCGCCGTCATTGCGTTTGTAAACGACATTGACATTATCGTCTTGCTCGTTCAAAAAGACA contains:
- a CDS encoding sugar phosphate isomerase/epimerase — translated: MRVGISTATFFNRIYNEDAFAQLKELGCDLTEVFFTTYSEYEKEFVQKIARAKGDITVHSVHALGTQFEPELFNVSPRVRADAEKIFRKVCDASRVLGAKYLTFHGPYIMKKQEYVIDFEKLGNRINELIDIAKSYGVCLSYENVHYAFFNHQSFFTKLKRYCPEIWGTLDIKQSIQGGVDPYDMLEAIGDRLSTIHICDIKDNNQTAIIGQGAFDFEKFINTLKSKDIAAPVILELYSTDYDTMDELKQNYEYIKKLAR